In the genome of Amaranthus tricolor cultivar Red isolate AtriRed21 chromosome 15, ASM2621246v1, whole genome shotgun sequence, one region contains:
- the LOC130801279 gene encoding protein REBELOTE isoform X1: protein MGKLGKKARKFARKNLQSVLKRKRKLKSMFKKKNNSRVQHGDPEDLAGDATSTGRELPTGDIEDASLDIFSSEGDDDMVEDESDSDGFLSEDSNCSYAGGSDTELHLEDAHQSSDLHIHNQKLLSELSKKKKRLDALKRKDPRFVIFLQEHLKSLDSLDDEQLFDEDGSINQNPQSFSAIVSNRNAGKLLSMSTIKNWGQKVKEEHSLSAFRCLLNAYRAACLYGSESTKSDVPNSFPLIQNKDTFCGILMFMLSEGDKLLRDLLELSANCKRESIVKLKNSSKWESVKLMVKSFLKSTLFLLNQFTDLDILVYALNQLRVSLVFFAAYPSLECKLTEVAVHLWATGEGTLSSCSFLVLRDLASFFGQESYENCLKETYKAFISRCKVVDSTSLKHIEFMKASFIELCSIDMQKSVKVALASAQKLSLILKLGLQTKKEALKKICSWEYVLCIDLWVKFVSSNIKDNDLHGLLYILIQVINGVAKLFAGQRYLPVRVKCVQWLNELSASSDVFIPVASLALDILESSNTQEAGKFEKGGVNLSSILKLPKYWLKSQDFQEECVFSAVELLCAHFIKWCYHISYPELATVPVIRLKNFHEKSTFDSLRRPVKRLIDQIEKNMDFVQRKREEVSFSPIDQASADAFLLSEKHNDNSPFIQYYKSTTQNAMTRKFNNDDHKSHKKPKGKKLKMPRKTEVAGSNGMEKYSMMSDEPSNRSQQVTKRKKQKTGAT from the exons ggaGTTACCTACCGGAGATATAGAGGATGCTTCTCTTGATATATTCTCAAGTGAAGGGGATGATGACATGGTTGAAGATGAATCTGACAGTGATGGATTTCTTTCTGAG GATTCAAATTGCTCATATGCAGGTGGGAGTGACACTGAGCTTCATTTGGAAG ACGCTCACCAAAGCAGTGACTTACATATTCACAATCAAAAACTTCTGTCGGAGCtttcaaagaaaaagaaaaggttgGATGCTTTAAAGCGTAAG GATCCTCGCTTCGTGATCTTCTTGCAAGAACACCTTAAAAGCCTTGATTCATTAGATGATGAACAATTG TTTGATGAAGATggttcaatcaatcaaaatcctCAATCTTTTTCTGCAATTGTCTCTAACCGAAATGCTGGCAAATTGTTAAGTATGTCTACAATCAAAAACTGGGGTCAAAAAGTAAAGGAGGAGCATAGTTTGTCGGCTTTCCGTTGCCTTCTAAATGCGTATCGTGCAGCTTGCCTTTATGGAAGCGAATCTACTAAGTCTGATGTCCCCAATTCCTTCCCGTTAATACAAAACAAGGATACATTTTGCGGCATTTTGATGTTTATGCTTTCTGAAGGTGACAAATTACTTCGAGACTTGTTGGAGTTATCTGCCAATTGCAAAAGGGAGAGCATTGTAAAGTTAAAGAATTCCTCAAAATGGGAAAGTGTGAAGCTGATGGTCAAATCTTTTTTGAAAAGTACATTATTTCTCTTGAATCAGTTTACTGATTTGGACATTTTGGTATATGCCTTAAATCAGCTGAGAGTTTCATTGGTATTTTTTGCTGCTTATCCGTCTCTTGAATGCAAGCTAACTGAG GTTGCTGTACACCTTTGGGCAACAGGAGAAGGGACTCTCTCGTCATGTTCTTTTCTCGTCTTACGTGACCTGGCTTCTTTCTTTGGTCAAGAGTCCTATGAAAATTGCTTGAAGGAAACATATaaagcctttatttcacggtgcAAAGTCGTAGATTCTACTAGTTTAAAGCATATAGAATTTATGAAAGCATCCTTCATTGAGCTGTGTTCTATAGACATGCAGAAATCAGTTAAAGTGGCTTTGGCATCTGCTCAGAAGTTATCTTTGATCCTCAAGTTGGGCTTGCAAACCAAAAAG GAAGCTTTGAAGAAGATTTGCAGCTGGGAGTATGTTTTATGCATTGATCTCTGGGTTAAATTTGTTTCTAGCAATATTAAAGATAATGATCTTCATGGTCTTCTATATATACTCATTCAAGTCATTAATGGAGTCGCTAAACTCTTTGCTGGTCAAAGATATCTACCTGTGAGAGTCAAATGCGTACAATGGTTGAATGAACTCTCTGCATCGAGTGATGTCTTCATCCCCGTCGCTTCTTTGGCCTTGGATATATTGGAAAGCAGTAATACCCAGGAAgctggaaaatttgaaaaaggcGGTGTTAACTTGTCTTCTATTTTGAAG TTACCCAAATATTGGCTGAAGTCACAAGATTTTCAAGAGGAGTGTGTTTTTTCGGCGGTGGAGCTGctttgtgcacactttataaaatGGTGTTATCACATATCTTATCCCGAACTTGCTACTGTTCCTGTAATTCGTTTGAAGAATTTTCATGAAAAATCTACTTTTGATAGCCTGCGCCGACCAGTGAAGCGTTTGATTGATCAA ATAGAGAAGAACATGGATTTTGTCCAGAGAAAGCGAGAGGAAGTTTCATTTTCACCAATAGATCAAGCATCAGCGGATGCATTTCTTCTG AGTGAAAAGCACAATGACAATTCCCCTTTTATTCAGTACTACAAAAGTACAACACAAAATGCCATGACTAGGAAGTTCAACAATGATGATCATAAAAG TCATAAAAAACCAAAAGGAAAGAAGTTGAAGATGCCGCGGAAAACGGAGGTTGCGGGATCTAATGGCATGGAGAAATACTCAATGATGAGTGACGAGCCATCAAACCGAAGTCAGCAAGTTACGAAGCGAAAGAAACAGAAAACTGGAGCGACATAA
- the LOC130801279 gene encoding protein REBELOTE isoform X2, whose protein sequence is MVEDESDSDGFLSEDSNCSYAGGSDTELHLEDAHQSSDLHIHNQKLLSELSKKKKRLDALKRKDPRFVIFLQEHLKSLDSLDDEQLFDEDGSINQNPQSFSAIVSNRNAGKLLSMSTIKNWGQKVKEEHSLSAFRCLLNAYRAACLYGSESTKSDVPNSFPLIQNKDTFCGILMFMLSEGDKLLRDLLELSANCKRESIVKLKNSSKWESVKLMVKSFLKSTLFLLNQFTDLDILVYALNQLRVSLVFFAAYPSLECKLTEVAVHLWATGEGTLSSCSFLVLRDLASFFGQESYENCLKETYKAFISRCKVVDSTSLKHIEFMKASFIELCSIDMQKSVKVALASAQKLSLILKLGLQTKKEALKKICSWEYVLCIDLWVKFVSSNIKDNDLHGLLYILIQVINGVAKLFAGQRYLPVRVKCVQWLNELSASSDVFIPVASLALDILESSNTQEAGKFEKGGVNLSSILKLPKYWLKSQDFQEECVFSAVELLCAHFIKWCYHISYPELATVPVIRLKNFHEKSTFDSLRRPVKRLIDQIEKNMDFVQRKREEVSFSPIDQASADAFLLSEKHNDNSPFIQYYKSTTQNAMTRKFNNDDHKSHKKPKGKKLKMPRKTEVAGSNGMEKYSMMSDEPSNRSQQVTKRKKQKTGAT, encoded by the exons ATGGTTGAAGATGAATCTGACAGTGATGGATTTCTTTCTGAG GATTCAAATTGCTCATATGCAGGTGGGAGTGACACTGAGCTTCATTTGGAAG ACGCTCACCAAAGCAGTGACTTACATATTCACAATCAAAAACTTCTGTCGGAGCtttcaaagaaaaagaaaaggttgGATGCTTTAAAGCGTAAG GATCCTCGCTTCGTGATCTTCTTGCAAGAACACCTTAAAAGCCTTGATTCATTAGATGATGAACAATTG TTTGATGAAGATggttcaatcaatcaaaatcctCAATCTTTTTCTGCAATTGTCTCTAACCGAAATGCTGGCAAATTGTTAAGTATGTCTACAATCAAAAACTGGGGTCAAAAAGTAAAGGAGGAGCATAGTTTGTCGGCTTTCCGTTGCCTTCTAAATGCGTATCGTGCAGCTTGCCTTTATGGAAGCGAATCTACTAAGTCTGATGTCCCCAATTCCTTCCCGTTAATACAAAACAAGGATACATTTTGCGGCATTTTGATGTTTATGCTTTCTGAAGGTGACAAATTACTTCGAGACTTGTTGGAGTTATCTGCCAATTGCAAAAGGGAGAGCATTGTAAAGTTAAAGAATTCCTCAAAATGGGAAAGTGTGAAGCTGATGGTCAAATCTTTTTTGAAAAGTACATTATTTCTCTTGAATCAGTTTACTGATTTGGACATTTTGGTATATGCCTTAAATCAGCTGAGAGTTTCATTGGTATTTTTTGCTGCTTATCCGTCTCTTGAATGCAAGCTAACTGAG GTTGCTGTACACCTTTGGGCAACAGGAGAAGGGACTCTCTCGTCATGTTCTTTTCTCGTCTTACGTGACCTGGCTTCTTTCTTTGGTCAAGAGTCCTATGAAAATTGCTTGAAGGAAACATATaaagcctttatttcacggtgcAAAGTCGTAGATTCTACTAGTTTAAAGCATATAGAATTTATGAAAGCATCCTTCATTGAGCTGTGTTCTATAGACATGCAGAAATCAGTTAAAGTGGCTTTGGCATCTGCTCAGAAGTTATCTTTGATCCTCAAGTTGGGCTTGCAAACCAAAAAG GAAGCTTTGAAGAAGATTTGCAGCTGGGAGTATGTTTTATGCATTGATCTCTGGGTTAAATTTGTTTCTAGCAATATTAAAGATAATGATCTTCATGGTCTTCTATATATACTCATTCAAGTCATTAATGGAGTCGCTAAACTCTTTGCTGGTCAAAGATATCTACCTGTGAGAGTCAAATGCGTACAATGGTTGAATGAACTCTCTGCATCGAGTGATGTCTTCATCCCCGTCGCTTCTTTGGCCTTGGATATATTGGAAAGCAGTAATACCCAGGAAgctggaaaatttgaaaaaggcGGTGTTAACTTGTCTTCTATTTTGAAG TTACCCAAATATTGGCTGAAGTCACAAGATTTTCAAGAGGAGTGTGTTTTTTCGGCGGTGGAGCTGctttgtgcacactttataaaatGGTGTTATCACATATCTTATCCCGAACTTGCTACTGTTCCTGTAATTCGTTTGAAGAATTTTCATGAAAAATCTACTTTTGATAGCCTGCGCCGACCAGTGAAGCGTTTGATTGATCAA ATAGAGAAGAACATGGATTTTGTCCAGAGAAAGCGAGAGGAAGTTTCATTTTCACCAATAGATCAAGCATCAGCGGATGCATTTCTTCTG AGTGAAAAGCACAATGACAATTCCCCTTTTATTCAGTACTACAAAAGTACAACACAAAATGCCATGACTAGGAAGTTCAACAATGATGATCATAAAAG TCATAAAAAACCAAAAGGAAAGAAGTTGAAGATGCCGCGGAAAACGGAGGTTGCGGGATCTAATGGCATGGAGAAATACTCAATGATGAGTGACGAGCCATCAAACCGAAGTCAGCAAGTTACGAAGCGAAAGAAACAGAAAACTGGAGCGACATAA